The Pelodiscus sinensis isolate JC-2024 chromosome 6, ASM4963464v1, whole genome shotgun sequence sequence AATTGTTTTTCGTTTTTAATTAAACTTAATTCTTATAATTCAGCTCTATGGAACTACTGACTTAAACCTTGTAAAAGatattttttcctatttctaTGGTATTTACATTAATGTTTTCATGTATTGTAGCCAGGATTTTCAAAACAAACTCCACTGGGTCAGTGAATATTGAAAATAATGTAGGTAAAAACCACAATCTGAAGCAGTGCACTGGAACAGTCTGTCCCACACAACTTGAGAAAGCCCTTTTCTTGTGTATTTAAGGAACTTTATGCTTTTGGCAGTAAGGAACAGAGCAAGAATTCATCCAGTGACCCTTATATGGTGTACAGAAGCCTTCCCTCAATCAATTCTCACCTTGTCAGTGCCTTAGGAACCATCACAATGATGATGAGATAAAATGAGGAGACTGCAGGAATGGGGAGGCTCTTTCAAGAAAGTGCCTATCCAGTAGAGCTCCAAGTCCTGCTGAAAGGGTCCGGCTCCAGGAAAAGAGCTGTGAGGGACCATAACAGCTCACTCCCTTATGGTGCAATTTAGCAAGCATTGCATAATTATCTGGAGAAGGGGACAATGTGGAACTGCTTCCTTATTAGCAGATGTTATATTGTTTTCGATAGGAAGCAGGATGAGTGCACTGCATGGCTAATTTAGCTGCCTAAAATGTTAATTTTACAAGATTAGTAATAGAAAAGTGAACAAACAGCCAACTTATGCCTAAGCAGGATCTCAAAAAGGATTTAACTCAGtcacataaaaaaaaaagttgatcaaATTCAAATTTCCCAGGAGCATTCAAAGACATTTCTCCTCAAGTGGGTCTATCTGCATGTCATATTTCAGGTTCCCAATGTAGCAGTACTGTTCCATTTTAATAGTGAGAAAAGCAGTATTTTCATTCTCAAGTATTGCTGAACTGTTTATGTTCAAAAATTCTTCACAGAATATCAATGTGGGACAGAGGCAATGCCTTGATATTTCAGCCCCCAAAGGTGGAACTTACAGAACAATGCAAGATGAAGACAGAGACTTAGCATGGAAACTATTAAATAGCTCTAACTGTAATGATTGCAGCCACCCCTTACTACAATATAAACACATTTTTCTTTGATTTATTTATAGGCAGCTGTAGGCTGTTTTATACTGGGGGGACAGTGCAAAATAGCCACAGCACTCCACCAGAGTGTTTGGGCTCTAGACTGCAGATGAATAAACATTTCCAAAATATTGTATAGAACTAAAGTACTATCAGGACAACATGCTCCTTTAAATTTTCTGTAGGAATAACATGActccataaatgatctgaagaagagTGTTATGCTGAAAACTTCTCTCATATCCACAGAAACCGGCCCAATCAAAGAGGTTCGCTCttcttcccctgccctcacaaacCTTAGTTTGGTACCCAGGGTGTGGAACAGGCAGCAGATGGGGATGCTAGAGGCAATGACCTAAGGGCAGGCAGGTTGACCAAAAGGAATAGAGAAGAATTTGGACACTGGGGTTGTTTTTTtacggggggtgggggcgggggaagagagtGGCAAGGAGGCACCCATAAGGTTGGGATGTTTGGGCATCCTAAAGACAGCAAACTTTTTTACTTGAGTTACATGTCACTATGCTAATACATATCAATGGACTATGTGAGTAGATCTGAAAGTTTTGCAGGGCGCAGCATAAACTCTCTTCAGTCCTTGCACACCCTTCCCAATCCCTCTgcaccccagcttctccccccccccccatacgcCTCCAAGGCTCCTGCTGCCCATAGCCTAAGCACAACGCCCTCAGCACCCCTCCTACACACCCATACCCCTAAGGCCTCCCTCCCTTCTCACCTCAGCTGCTGCCCCCGCCTTACCTGctgggggcggacgccaggctgCAGGGCTCTCATTGCAGCCTCGGCACGCCGCGGGCGGAGGGGAGCAGCGCTGCCAAGGGGCTGCGAGGGTCTGGGGCTCCCGGCGCAGGGCCCCGGAAGGCTGGGCTAGCGTCTAgggcagcccccggggaaagCCGCGGGGAAGCGGAGCCCGAGAGGCATCGCTGCCAGGGGAGCGGGCAGGCAGCCGCCTTTGCACCCGCTGCGCGGTGGGAAGCGCCCGTCGGCTTTGATTGGCCGCGCAGGGAGGCGGCCCCGAGCTGGCAGAGGCGGATCTAACCAACCCCTGGGACTGGCGGGCTGCGGCCCCCGCCCGCGCCCCTCGGGGAGCCGGTCCGGTAACAGCGGGCAGCTGGTGAAACGCCTTGGGCCCAAGGAGAGCTCAGATTGGGCGGCGGCATCTCGTGAGGGTAATTACTGGGGGGGACACGGCGCATAATTAGCCAGCGAGCCGCTGTTTTCCTTTGCAACCTTGGACAGCTCCCGCCCTCCCGCACTACCCAGGCAGGGCGGTGAGGCGAGGGGACCGGTGTGAGCGGGGCGGCTGTCCCGCTCATGCGAGCATTTCGCGCCCTGCTCTGGCCTGGATCAAAAGGTGCAGAGGCTGCAATGGAAGAGCAGCCTTGGTTTGGGAAACCTCGAACATCCCAACACTTTTCATGGACAAAAATATTGATTGCTCCTGGCTGGAGAAGCAGGTATCAATCCCGCTTgctagagaaactgaggcaaagagaaaACAATTCCAACTTGTGGCCTCATTTTCATAGGCTCCCCTACGGTCCGTCAGCAGAGCTAATGGAGCTCCCTTGGCCCCAggccagctcccagctctgctggccagTCCCCTCCACCACAGCTCTGCTGCCCTGGGGCCATCAGGCTGTcagcccagggctgctgcagttCCAATGCCCAGGGTCCCCCAGAACTCGGTTGCCCCAGGGCCGCTGGAGCAGCCGCAGCTCTCAGGAACTGACACTGTTGCAGTTCCAAGGTGctagggctgctgcagctctggggctTCACTCTTGAGGGCTTCTGGGTTCCATTAGCCCAGGGCTGCCACAACTTCTTGGGTCCAGGGCCACCAGGGCTCAGGGCATTAGGACTGCTATGGCAGCTGTAGCTGCACTCCCCTGGGCTGCCAGGGCTCCGCTCCTTGAGGCCACCGGGGCTGCTGTGGCTCCGCTACCCTGGGATGACAGGAGCTGCCATGGGTCTCCTGCTCCAGAGCTGCTGGGCTCCACTCCTCAGGGCCACCAAGGCTGCTGCATCTCCGCCGGCCTGAAGCCTCCTGGGCTGCCTCAGCTCCGGTGCCCCAGGACCTCTGCAGCTTCACTGGCCCAAGACTGCTGGAGCTACTGCGGCTCTGCTGTTCCAGGGCTACTGatgccagccccctggccacccAGCCGTCTGGGTctaggggctctctggtccagcaataactgtggtcctgccagaccagatccggcccaagcacattgatctggcccacggaggtccTGCTactcccaagccaatcagggagGAGGAGCTCTAAGCGCTGCATGCAAGAGGGCAGGAAGTGAGAGACTTTGCACTCCTCTTGCCccatcagggcctggggggagggggagggaaagagcatgcaaagtctcttcctgccctgcccttcaAGGGGTTTGGCTctgctcagctggtgggtgaCTTATGGgcagtgctcccttgcagggcaggtgcagactttgtgtgctcctcctTATCCCAGGGCCTGATTGACCTGGAGGCAGGGGTGGCATTCAAAATTTCcttccaccaccaggggcatgggtacctagagtgaactgccagctgttcagaacagctggcggttctctctggtgaaggcaggggcaaagacttcacacgcttcccccctcccagaccagtccgggtctgtgggcggggaagcaTGGGAGGGTCCTGGCTCTGCCTCTACCAGGGTGGCCCTGGGCCACTACAAAAATTTCCGAAGTGGCTCCAgtcaaacattattgcccaccccgatttaGACAGACCAGCTGAACAGATAAAGTGCTTGAGAACATACCATGGGGAATAATTCTGCACTTTCAGGAAATTGAACAATGTAGACCTGTGGTCTGCAAGAttgctagaattctttgagaagtAATCTTTgtaaattttgtttttttaatttctgagaATGAGTGGTCTGATTTTCAAGAAGTACCAAATCTCACTAATGTTACTGGTAGCTGAAAGTACCCACCACTTCTGAAATGTCAGGCCAACATCTTTTAATGAAGTTCTATAAATAGTAATGGGTTAACTCTGATAAAGTGGATTTGCATGAACTCCATTGCCATTACCATTACCAAGATCACAGTCTAGACCACAGTTATTTATATTATAACACTGGAGAGAACGTATGTTTTACATTACAGCTAAAATGGAATGGCATTGTATGGTACAATATGCTCAGCAGGTAACAAGTGCTCAAACTCAGACACTTGTTCTCTAATATAGTGACTGAAGTAATATCACAGGGTTTTTTGTGGTTGGTATTGTTTTATTGTTCAATAATACTGATTTATTTACATTCCTACTTTTAAATCCACAGTTTAGAACTCATACCTATGGCTTCAATTGTTTTTAGCACAAGATCTTTATGTCAAGTGTCAGAGAAAATTTCATTTCAAATCAGGAACTTGATATATCATACACACAATTTTCTCTGTTCTTAAATGCATTAATTTTTACTGCAAAGAGGTAAGATGATACAATCTTTCAGCCGCTTCATTTACCATGGATTCAGCTTATTTTTTCCTATTGTAAGTGGACCTTTCAACAGTCTTCAATAATTTGCTCCATTCTGTCCCCCACCATCTAAATTTAAAGCAAGAGTTGGTAGTTGACAATTATAAGCAAAAATATAAAGCACTATAGCATTATCTACATGGCTTTTTACTGCACTAGCTTCTTAAAAATTCTAGGAGCTTTGTGGAAGTTTAGTCAATTCTGAAAAGGCACAATACTTTCTGCACTCCAAGAACTCTAGTGACAACCCTTGTTGCCATCAGTCTGACATTTTCAAACTAGGCTGAAAGGCTGTTCAGATTAGGAAAAAAAAGTATATTGAGAATTGCTGCTACTGTAAGAAACTGCTGCTGGATGACAAATTTTCTAAGTGGGTCAATCAAGTGTCCTTAAATATCCACACACATCAGAATCCCCATTCTCTAGCATGATACCATCTCTCTCGCTCTCACACACCTTTCATCTTCTGCTGCAAGTATATATCAAGGTCCTGTAAATGGGTAGGGAAGTCTCATTGACAGCAACTGCACAAATATGGGGCATGGTATAACAACAACACAGTCTATTCACAGCCAACTATTAAATTTCTCATAAAGCTGCTGACCTCTGGGATAGTTTTTGCTCCATGGTATTACATGAAAGAGGAAAACCTCTTTTTAAAGTAGAAgatgattttaattgtatatgaAATATCCTCAATTTGGTCCACCTGTCTGGTTTCCTAAGGACAGCGATCCTGGAGAGCCAACCACTCTTGGTACAAAAATCAATGtagaaattaacaaaaataaatttggTATTTCCTCCTGAAACTTTCACAGTGCAGTCATTTGTCCTAATCATCCACTTGTTCGTCTTGTGTGCCCACTATTTGTTGAGTTTTTAAATCTTCAGCTTGTTCATGATCTTCTTTAACTGTCTTCACATCACCTATTTCACCAGTTTCACTCTCTTCTAGCTCTCCCTGATTAATGTTTTCAGATGCTACTTGTTCTAGATCTGTTTCATCTATAAGTTCTCCCTGTACCTCTTCCATTTGTATCTGATTTACATGTTCAACATGTAGTTCCTCCACATGTACATCAGTACCTGTTTCAGTCTGAATGTGTTCCACTTCTACATAACTAATCTGTACCTGTTCTTGTAGGTCATCCATCTGTGCACCTTTTATTTGATTATCTTGAATCAGATCCGGATGCACTTGTTCCATGGTTACTTGTGCTGGATCTACTTGTACCTGAATTACTGGTAGCACGTGGACTTGCTCCACTTGTTCTATAATAGTCATTGATGTCACTGGTTCAGTTTCCATGGCTTCCACTGGAAGAATCTCATCTGTCACAATTCGTTCTGAAATGTTATGAATGTCATTGAGATGCCTTCTCAGTTCGCTGCCTTGCATAAACCACAAATCACAGAAGGTACAATGGTTGGGTTTGTCACCTGTGTGTATTACCAAGTGATCTTTAAATTGATCCCAGCTGTTAAACACACTATTACATACCTGAAACAACATGATGTAATATGTTAAACAATGCCAATAAAAATCTGATAAAGTACATTGTATATTCTGGATCAAGGTTTCAAACTGTTACCATGTAGTTCCTTGCTATTATGATTAAACAAGTTACATGGACATCAGCTAAAAGAAATCCaggttgttaaaaaaaaaaaactggcagAACTTGGGGTTAGGTCTaggatttacatttttttaagtgATTATATTTCAAGTTGCTAGTGCCTCTCTAAATCTGGCCTTACACATATACATAAAGTTGCAGACTACATTGACATGGATGAATTGAGGTGTTTTTAAATGTTCCTCAATTTGACAAAAATGTGCAATTCTTACACTGAATCCCTCTCCACCTTCAAAAATGGAGTCCCGTCTggtagcagtccctgtccacagagggtccaagctccccggggccagaggctgctccacctcccacagagcagcctctgtctgcggaaAGCctaggcctgccatggacagaggctggttcCTGGCAGGTGGAGCACCCTCTGTCTCCACGGAGCTTGTACCCCCcaaagacaggggctgctaccagacagaggctgctttgcagcagcctcctctgcctcccctgcaccgGGGGTAGGAGGAGGCGGCACTTGTGCAGGGGGgaactgactcctgctcttcacctcactgcctctgatatagagggagagggagaggaggaggaggaagagaatacATGTAGTCCACAAGATTAACCTATAAGCCTAGTCTTATACACAAAAACTACAATAAAAGAACACTGCAAAGTATTGACCAATATATGGTGGTTAACATACATATGTATATCATAGTATACAAAAACACATACATTAAGCATAAACAACATTAAGCACAGATTTTGTAGCAATTATATAGCCTCAATTTTCCCATAACACCTTGCATTAGCTGAAGTAAACTTTGGCTTAAATATATAGGAAAGTTGCCAGGAAGAGGGCATACAATTATTTTATCACAGCAACAGGTAGGCAGTTATTCTTGGGCCACTAGTGGAAAGAAGGAGGAGGACAAGACATATGATTGTTCTATCCTAGTACAAACCTAGAAGGTGCCATCATGCCCTTTAATACTTGGAATGCATATGTTCAGAATAAAGAATTAAGGGGTACATCCCAGCATCAGAAAAAATGTGGCTGAAAGTTGACTGGTTAAATCTCGTCGTAGAGGATGTACACAGTAACTGGTTACTTGTAACCATGCAGGGTATAAAAAGGAAGCTTTAGGGAGCACACTTTCTGTGCAAGATAAATATAACAATGCTGCCCAAGGCAGCTTTCTGGAGACTAGTAGTGCATCAAAACCTTTTCCTGTActgcattcctattggctacTAGCAATAAACCTGAATGATATTGGTTATTTGGTCTCGACTACATTTCACAACAAAAACCAAAGAGTGGTCAAGTGACTATCAAAAAACCCCACATaatcaaaagttaggaaatgccagaattaaggcttACGTTTAATTCAGCTCCTCTGTTCAAATGTATTATGAC is a genomic window containing:
- the ZNF131 gene encoding zinc finger protein 131 isoform X7, whose translation is MKTHSTESYKCDICNKRYLRESALKQHLTCYHLDEGGASKKQRSGKKIHVCQYCDKQFDHFGHFKEHLRKHTGEKPFECPNCHERFARNSTLKCHLTACQSGAGAKKGRKKLYECQVCNSVFNSWDQFKDHLVIHTGDKPNHCTFCDLWFMQGSELRRHLNDIHNISERIVTDEILPVEAMETEPVTSMTIIEQVEQVHVLPVIQVQVDPAQVTMEQVHPDLIQDNQIKGAQMDDLQEQVQISYVEVEHIQTETGTDVHVEELHVEHVNQIQMEEVQGELIDETDLEQVASENINQGELEESETGEIGDVKTVKEDHEQAEDLKTQQIVGTQDEQVDD